A section of the Brevinematales bacterium genome encodes:
- the hisD gene encoding histidinol dehydrogenase — protein sequence MIVMDLKGNKLKDIPFKRSSIFIDTDLIRSVEKIIQSIYEEKDKAIVEYLKKFDDFEVDFDKNSFIVSENEIEEAIKTVNSDQNLKIIFENFLLMADRVKKFHEAQMEHFNLKGKWTTTTNGTVGQVIKPIESVCVYVPGGRAIYPSTLIMNTIPAKVAGVKKIYVSTPSKSGKISPIILALSQKLGIDSIYKLGGAVAVASFAFGTQTVPRADMIVGPGNKYFITAKKLLNGIIGIDMLPGPSEIVVIADHGSPHHIALDLLSQLEHDPDSNGYFISTDQNLMEEVKNNIILISKEAERKEILSNSLNNFFFILVSSIEEAFEVSNRIAPEHLEVVVKGVDINNIHNYVNNAGTVIIGETTPVVITDYIAGVNHVLPTGATARFSSPLGVYNFVKFYNIAQWNSSNLQKDIPIVSSLADYEGLEIHKLSVERRKI from the coding sequence ATGATAGTGATGGATTTGAAAGGTAACAAACTTAAAGATATACCTTTTAAAAGAAGTAGTATATTCATAGACACTGACCTCATAAGAAGCGTAGAAAAAATAATACAATCAATATACGAAGAAAAGGATAAAGCAATAGTAGAGTATCTGAAAAAATTTGACGATTTTGAGGTTGATTTTGATAAAAACTCTTTTATTGTCTCAGAAAATGAAATAGAAGAAGCAATCAAAACTGTAAATAGTGATCAGAATCTAAAAATTATTTTTGAAAACTTCCTGTTAATGGCAGATAGAGTTAAGAAATTCCATGAAGCTCAAATGGAACATTTTAATCTGAAAGGAAAATGGACTACTACAACAAATGGTACTGTTGGACAAGTTATAAAACCCATCGAAAGTGTTTGTGTATATGTGCCTGGGGGTAGAGCAATATATCCTTCAACACTGATTATGAATACAATACCTGCTAAAGTTGCAGGAGTAAAAAAAATATACGTTTCAACTCCATCTAAAAGTGGTAAAATTTCACCAATAATCCTAGCACTAAGCCAAAAACTAGGTATAGATAGCATATACAAGTTAGGTGGAGCAGTAGCAGTAGCTAGTTTTGCATTCGGAACTCAAACAGTTCCTAGAGCAGATATGATTGTAGGCCCCGGCAACAAATATTTTATAACTGCTAAGAAACTACTAAATGGTATTATCGGTATAGATATGCTACCAGGCCCAAGCGAAATAGTTGTAATAGCGGATCACGGATCACCTCACCATATAGCACTTGATTTATTGTCTCAACTTGAACATGATCCTGATTCAAATGGTTATTTTATATCAACAGACCAAAATCTCATGGAAGAAGTCAAAAACAACATAATTTTGATATCAAAAGAAGCAGAAAGAAAAGAAATACTGTCTAACTCTCTTAACAACTTTTTCTTTATTCTCGTTTCATCGATAGAAGAAGCTTTTGAAGTAAGTAACAGAATTGCTCCAGAACACTTAGAGGTTGTAGTAAAAGGTGTAGATATAAATAACATACATAATTACGTAAACAATGCTGGAACAGTAATAATAGGAGAAACAACCCCTGTCGTAATAACAGATTACATAGCAGGTGTCAATCATGTACTTCCAACAGGAGCAACTGCTAGGTTTTCGTCTCCATTAGGAGTTTATAACTTTGTTAAGTTCTATAACATAGCACAGTGGAATAGTTCAAACTTGCAAAAAGATATACCAATTGTATCATCTTTGGCAGATTACGAAGGACTTGAAATACATAAACTATCTGTTGAAAGAAGAAAGATCTAA
- the ilvC gene encoding ketol-acid reductoisomerase, with protein sequence MKVYYDVDIDLGIIKSKKVAVIGYGSQGAAHSQNLKDSGIDVVVGLRKGSKTEEEVKNAGLQVMDIESAAKWADVIMVLTPDETQPEIYERYIKDNLTRGKMLMFAHGFNIHYGQIVPPSDVDVAMVAPKGPGILVRQQYVDGKGVPCLIAVYQDATGKAKDIALSYAKAIGGSRAGVIETTFKDETETDLFGEQAVLCGGVVHLMVAGFETLVEAGYPPEMAYFECIHEMKLIVDLIYQGGISTMNSFISNTAEYGEYVSGPRVITEESKKNMKKILEDIQTGRFAKDWILENKAGRPHFTKMREIWSKHPVEEVGKKLRAMMPWITPPSRKPKV encoded by the coding sequence ATGAAAGTTTATTATGATGTTGATATAGACTTGGGTATCATAAAAAGCAAAAAGGTTGCTGTTATTGGTTACGGTAGTCAAGGTGCGGCTCATTCCCAAAACCTGAAGGATAGCGGTATTGATGTTGTAGTTGGTTTAAGAAAGGGGTCAAAAACTGAAGAAGAGGTTAAGAATGCTGGTCTTCAGGTTATGGATATAGAGAGTGCTGCTAAGTGGGCTGATGTTATAATGGTATTAACTCCTGATGAGACTCAACCAGAGATATACGAGAGATACATAAAAGATAATTTGACGAGAGGTAAAATGTTGATGTTTGCTCATGGTTTTAATATACACTATGGCCAGATAGTTCCGCCTAGTGATGTAGATGTTGCTATGGTTGCACCTAAGGGGCCTGGTATTCTTGTTAGACAACAATATGTTGATGGTAAAGGGGTTCCTTGCTTGATTGCAGTTTACCAAGATGCTACAGGTAAAGCAAAAGATATCGCTTTGTCTTATGCTAAGGCAATAGGTGGATCAAGAGCTGGGGTTATTGAAACAACTTTCAAGGATGAAACTGAAACAGATCTTTTTGGGGAACAGGCTGTTTTGTGTGGTGGTGTTGTTCATTTGATGGTGGCAGGATTTGAAACATTAGTAGAAGCAGGATATCCACCAGAAATGGCTTACTTTGAATGTATACATGAAATGAAGCTTATAGTTGATCTTATCTATCAGGGTGGAATATCAACTATGAATAGTTTTATAAGTAATACTGCTGAGTATGGAGAGTATGTATCTGGACCTAGAGTTATTACTGAGGAGAGTAAGAAAAATATGAAAAAGATTCTTGAGGATATACAAACAGGTAGGTTTGCAAAGGATTGGATACTAGAAAATAAAGCAGGAAGGCCACACTTTACCAAAATGAGAGAAATATGGTCTAAACACCCTGTTGAGGAAGTTGGTAAAAAACTTAGAGCAATGATGCCTTGGATTACTCCTCCTTCAAGAAAACCAAAAGTATAA
- a CDS encoding RidA family protein, whose amino-acid sequence MKFFEEVGGLKPLGHYSTAVILENGMLFLSGQIDIQENTVSGQTRNILKNINTILSELGYSKKNIFKVVVYITDISKFSDFNDAYREFFEDHKPVRTTIGVKELPKGALVEIEVYAFKP is encoded by the coding sequence ATGAAGTTTTTCGAAGAAGTTGGTGGTTTAAAACCTTTGGGACATTACTCAACAGCAGTAATACTCGAAAACGGAATGCTGTTTCTATCAGGACAAATTGACATCCAAGAAAACACAGTATCTGGGCAAACAAGAAACATACTAAAAAACATAAACACTATTCTATCTGAACTAGGATACTCGAAGAAAAATATATTCAAGGTAGTCGTTTATATAACGGACATTTCAAAATTTTCAGACTTTAACGATGCATACAGAGAATTTTTTGAAGATCACAAACCTGTAAGAACAACCATAGGTGTCAAGGAGTTACCCAAAGGAGCACTTGTAGAGATAGAAGTATATGCATTCAAGCCATAA
- a CDS encoding segregation/condensation protein A yields the protein MKTNQKVFSQAVVVEIDMKVKTEEFEGPLGVLLNLIIKNKLDITRISLVKIVDQFIEYSNTRRPDIKISAEFVRIASILLYLKTLALSNIKVLDEDMEVETEKLIQQLEIMKQYRQLKDMLKQKRDLRKKMFSKLIKKNISRYVQYSTEDLLRCAVKYFINIQRDRKFQLKRDEASISLKIDEIKRILQVRNFFNFSEIVFSEPILQQITSFMAILETTKSEITKLEQHKNFDDILVIKR from the coding sequence ATGAAGACAAATCAAAAAGTTTTTTCTCAGGCAGTTGTTGTTGAAATAGATATGAAAGTAAAGACGGAAGAGTTTGAAGGACCTCTTGGTGTGTTACTTAATCTCATAATAAAAAATAAACTCGATATAACTAGGATATCTCTTGTTAAGATAGTTGATCAGTTTATAGAATATTCAAATACTAGAAGACCTGATATCAAAATTTCAGCAGAATTTGTTAGAATTGCTTCAATATTATTGTACCTAAAAACTCTTGCGTTATCAAACATTAAAGTTCTAGATGAAGATATGGAGGTAGAAACAGAAAAGCTTATACAGCAACTTGAGATAATGAAGCAGTATAGACAACTTAAAGATATGCTAAAGCAAAAAAGAGATTTGAGGAAGAAGATGTTTTCAAAGCTTATTAAGAAAAATATATCAAGGTATGTACAATATTCAACGGAAGATTTGTTGAGATGTGCTGTTAAGTATTTCATAAACATACAAAGGGACAGAAAGTTTCAGTTAAAAAGAGATGAAGCATCAATATCATTAAAAATTGATGAAATAAAGAGGATACTCCAAGTTAGAAATTTTTTCAATTTTTCTGAAATTGTATTTTCTGAGCCCATTTTACAGCAGATAACTTCATTCATGGCAATACTTGAAACAACAAAATCTGAAATTACTAAGTTGGAACAACACAAGAACTTTGATGATATTTTGGTTATAAAAAGGTGA
- a CDS encoding DUF2062 domain-containing protein — protein sequence MKLKGNMIGKLFRWIVLSFKKLLRLRDSTHQISLGFAIGVFVGILPTLGFGALILAGLALVIRFNFFSALVGTLVNNPLFVPFWVASSYKVGELITKIGINFSEKSVLQNMFGFGLSFAVGNIVLAVLSGFLSYFVMFLVIEIYRASRNNSSKSESKTQE from the coding sequence ATGAAACTAAAAGGTAATATGATAGGAAAGCTTTTCAGATGGATAGTACTAAGTTTTAAAAAATTGCTCAGATTGAGAGATTCTACACACCAAATATCATTAGGGTTTGCTATTGGAGTTTTTGTTGGTATATTGCCAACACTGGGGTTTGGAGCTCTAATATTAGCAGGGCTTGCTCTGGTAATAAGGTTTAACTTCTTTTCTGCTTTGGTTGGTACTCTTGTAAATAACCCACTTTTTGTTCCGTTTTGGGTAGCAAGTAGTTACAAAGTTGGAGAACTTATTACAAAAATTGGTATTAACTTTTCGGAAAAAAGTGTGTTACAAAATATGTTTGGTTTTGGGCTTTCTTTTGCTGTGGGTAATATTGTTTTGGCTGTTTTGAGTGGCTTTCTAAGTTATTTTGTAATGTTCCTTGTAATTGAAATATATAGGGCATCAAGAAACAACTCCAGTAAAAGTGAATCAAAAACACAAGAATGA
- a CDS encoding DUF58 domain-containing protein translates to MAKYVLLGIIFVTMMIVFPVYETILAIISFVLLLVFNVIYRNSVSASVVVSRFIENTKIFNGDSTYAGVIIENRSIFPLIGYVYDYTSMTLSYKQKETFFIFLPPKSSKKLSYRIIGSKRGDHHLGPTMVELKDIFMQTFSSKDYDTVDFVTVFPSILPHNEFDKSILQPYGEIRNPLPIFEDLTKIQGIREYQSGDEIRKINWKISAKHNKLYVNYYTPSVSSGTIIFLNLYRPDYDVRYPDFYEEFAIEVATTVIFELYNYNQEIGLVANGQIQRKSSMKDKLVIENPNGFFEIPISSGNTHISTIFELLARIYSQSNITLLETLKSLSIQIPWGTAVMLITPKLDNELALFMYEISRKGHEIFIYNVHPNRPISSFIGRSIKSYNTIKVESTIKVERVL, encoded by the coding sequence ATGGCGAAGTATGTACTTCTAGGAATAATTTTTGTAACAATGATGATAGTTTTCCCTGTTTATGAAACTATCCTAGCAATTATTAGTTTTGTTTTACTTTTGGTTTTTAACGTAATTTACAGAAATTCAGTAAGTGCTAGTGTAGTAGTGTCAAGGTTTATAGAAAATACCAAGATATTCAACGGAGATAGTACTTATGCTGGTGTGATAATAGAAAACAGAAGTATATTCCCGTTAATTGGTTATGTATATGACTATACTAGTATGACGTTGTCTTACAAACAAAAAGAAACGTTTTTTATATTTCTTCCACCAAAATCGAGTAAAAAACTCTCGTATCGTATTATTGGTTCCAAACGAGGTGACCATCATTTAGGGCCTACTATGGTTGAATTGAAGGATATCTTTATGCAGACTTTTTCTTCCAAAGACTATGATACTGTAGATTTTGTTACAGTTTTTCCGTCTATTCTTCCGCATAATGAATTTGACAAGAGCATATTACAACCTTATGGCGAAATAAGAAATCCGTTGCCTATATTTGAAGATTTGACTAAAATTCAAGGTATTAGAGAATACCAAAGTGGTGATGAAATAAGAAAAATAAACTGGAAAATATCAGCTAAGCATAATAAACTGTATGTTAATTACTACACTCCTTCAGTATCTTCAGGCACTATCATTTTTTTGAATTTATACCGGCCAGACTATGATGTTAGGTATCCTGATTTCTACGAAGAATTTGCTATTGAAGTTGCTACTACTGTGATTTTTGAACTTTACAACTACAATCAAGAGATTGGATTGGTTGCAAATGGACAAATCCAAAGAAAATCTTCAATGAAAGATAAGTTGGTTATTGAAAATCCAAATGGTTTCTTTGAGATACCGATATCTTCTGGTAATACTCACATATCAACTATTTTTGAACTTCTTGCTAGAATATACTCTCAAAGTAACATAACACTTTTAGAAACACTTAAGAGTTTGTCTATCCAGATTCCTTGGGGTACTGCAGTTATGCTTATAACTCCTAAACTTGATAATGAGTTGGCACTTTTTATGTATGAAATTTCAAGAAAAGGACATGAAATATTCATATACAATGTTCATCCTAATAGACCAATATCAAGTTTCATAGGTAGAAGTATCAAATCCTACAATACAATCAAAGTTGAAAGTACAATTAAAGTAGAAAGAGTGCTGTGA